From the uncultured Fibrobacter sp. genome, one window contains:
- the acpP gene encoding acyl carrier protein, whose translation MNEEIFKKVTAVIVDKLGVKAEDVKPESEFGNDLGADSLDRVELVMALEDEFEVEILDSDAEKFAKVADVVAFIEAKKA comes from the coding sequence ATGAACGAAGAAATTTTCAAGAAGGTCACCGCTGTTATCGTTGACAAGCTCGGCGTTAAGGCTGAAGATGTGAAGCCGGAATCCGAATTCGGTAACGACCTCGGTGCCGACTCCCTCGACCGCGTGGAACTCGTGATGGCCCTCGAAGACGAATTCGAAGTCGAAATCCTCGACTCCGACGCCGAAAAGTTTGCCAAGGTTGCCGACGTGGTTGCCTTCATCGAAGCTAAGAAGGCTTAA
- the fabD gene encoding ACP S-malonyltransferase, protein MSKTILLFPGQGAQYVGMGQTLASTFEPAKKLMQAADEILGFSLSKLMAEGPEDVLKSTDNTQPALFTVSAMVMELLKSEGFAFDYVAGHSLGEYSAIYAAGGFSFEEGLRLVRTRGELMASAGSKNPGAMAAIMGQDEAKILELCEAVKDAGTVVPANINCPGQIVVSGAVAGVNKLVENCVAAGIKAIPLAVSGAFHSPLMQFAQAGLAEAIAKTKFNDVEKPVIANVIAEPVTKGAELAELLVKQLVSPVRWNDCMNKAMSLGVTQGVEVGSGKVLMGLMRKISRDVKVTPVETIEAFQALKG, encoded by the coding sequence ATGTCTAAGACGATTTTGCTTTTCCCGGGCCAGGGTGCCCAGTACGTGGGCATGGGCCAGACGCTCGCTTCTACTTTTGAACCGGCCAAGAAGCTCATGCAGGCTGCCGATGAAATTCTTGGTTTCTCGCTTTCCAAGCTCATGGCCGAAGGCCCCGAAGATGTTCTGAAGAGCACCGACAACACTCAGCCGGCTCTGTTTACCGTGTCTGCCATGGTGATGGAACTCCTCAAGTCCGAAGGCTTTGCCTTTGACTACGTGGCCGGTCACTCCCTCGGTGAATACTCCGCTATTTACGCCGCTGGTGGTTTCAGCTTCGAAGAAGGCCTCCGCCTGGTGCGTACCCGTGGCGAACTCATGGCCTCTGCTGGTTCCAAGAATCCGGGTGCCATGGCTGCTATCATGGGCCAGGACGAAGCCAAGATTCTTGAACTTTGCGAAGCCGTGAAGGATGCGGGGACCGTGGTTCCGGCAAACATCAACTGCCCGGGCCAGATCGTGGTGTCCGGTGCGGTCGCTGGCGTGAACAAGCTCGTCGAAAACTGCGTTGCCGCCGGTATCAAGGCCATTCCGCTCGCCGTGTCCGGCGCCTTCCACAGCCCGCTCATGCAGTTCGCTCAGGCAGGCCTTGCCGAAGCGATTGCAAAGACCAAGTTTAACGATGTCGAAAAGCCGGTTATCGCCAACGTGATTGCCGAACCGGTGACGAAGGGTGCCGAACTTGCCGAACTTTTGGTGAAACAACTGGTATCTCCGGTCCGTTGGAATGACTGCATGAACAAGGCCATGTCCTTGGGCGTGACGCAGGGTGTCGAAGTGGGTTCCGGCAAGGTGCTCATGGGCCTGATGCGTAAGATCAGCCGCGACGTGAAGGTCACTCCGGTGGAAACGATTGAAGCTTTCCAGGCATTGAAGGGGTAA
- the rnc gene encoding ribonuclease III, which translates to MEQSNLLHKVLKLWFRQKSDGGLEAKLGYRFKDPELLAHALVHRSFLTGTDLPYVSNNERLEFLGDSVLNMLTTEFLYKTYPDDPEGELSKRKSAIVSGHACAQSSKEWSLSEYVKVGKAEEKLGGRGKESILADAYEAVLGAVYLDGGLEEVRAILNKFHFPRVQEIISAEDFINHKSELLEYLQGKLRTVPEYVVVDESGPEHQKVFTVEVHVDGRVYGRGVGGNKKKAEQEASRVTLEMLLAEAAEAKEKAKADAANSPAEVVAPKPKKQKQRHVGLP; encoded by the coding sequence ATGGAACAATCTAATCTACTCCACAAAGTGCTTAAACTCTGGTTTCGCCAGAAGTCCGATGGCGGGCTTGAGGCGAAGCTCGGGTACCGGTTCAAGGATCCTGAACTCCTGGCGCACGCTCTAGTGCACCGCTCTTTCCTGACTGGTACGGACCTGCCCTACGTGAGCAACAACGAACGCCTGGAGTTCCTGGGCGATTCCGTGCTGAACATGCTTACGACGGAATTCCTCTACAAGACTTACCCCGACGATCCGGAAGGTGAACTTTCCAAGCGCAAGAGCGCTATCGTGTCGGGACACGCCTGCGCCCAGTCGTCCAAGGAATGGAGTCTGAGCGAGTACGTGAAGGTCGGCAAGGCCGAAGAAAAACTCGGTGGTCGCGGCAAGGAAAGCATTTTGGCCGACGCCTACGAAGCGGTTCTTGGCGCGGTCTATCTGGACGGCGGCCTCGAAGAGGTTCGGGCTATCTTGAACAAGTTCCATTTCCCGCGCGTGCAGGAAATTATCTCTGCCGAGGACTTCATCAACCACAAGAGCGAACTCTTGGAATATCTGCAAGGGAAGCTCCGCACGGTGCCGGAATATGTGGTGGTCGATGAATCGGGACCGGAACACCAGAAGGTGTTCACGGTTGAAGTCCATGTTGACGGTCGCGTGTACGGTCGCGGAGTGGGCGGCAACAAGAAGAAGGCTGAACAAGAGGCCTCTCGCGTAACGCTCGAAATGCTATTGGCCGAAGCCGCCGAAGCGAAGGAAAAGGCAAAGGCCGATGCGGCGAATTCACCAGCCGAAGTTGTCGCGCCAAAGCCTAAAAAGCAGAAGCAGCGTCACGTAGGCTTACCCTAG
- a CDS encoding FISUMP domain-containing protein encodes MNIKYFICLLALILVACGEQKTIESVTEVWNSDMVVAETVEKLPECGAENEGSMAWIKKDKSTRTCSAGKWVATEDSFKDTLHNCSMAELPTRNGYKIVCDGDSVGFISKGINGTNGENGRKGQKGSDGENGKNGTDGVQGDKGENGTDGENGANGSDCSIVNQSDSLVTIVCGENELTLYLNQVGGELPLDSEVVPISLDSLVGYTQKGPFLKGSVVYLYELSDGRTLKQTNGNFTSNITQDDGHYKFTSRNLVSQYALLVVDGYYRNEVTGEPSNAPIKLRAITNMLSRRSANVNLLTHLEYDRVYRLVTRDKMTVRAAKSKAQAELMKLFHIDTTGLKTQSEDMDVFGKTNADAALLAVSVLLQGERSESDMMVLLTEISNAFELEGTWDDSKTKREMADWAINADLSGGLSKIRANVKSWGYASVPNFEKFIRNYWMKELKVGKCTASLEGDTLEIAGTDVSVQSLRCDKGEWKINRMRDLRDGNVYRTVYIGDQLWFAENLNYGDTLANPGLRGWNSRCYDDADSCARFGRLYSWSAAVDSVGMYGTNAKGCGAYVTCSPVYPIRGVCPERWHLPDSMEWKILYEFMGSNPEAMMAKDYDELWSGTDDYGFTAVPAGCSYTGTPSTPGSFCDRSDEFRYAWFWTSSMYDYYGASTIQIMAAFRETTQSIENGYMMMVIGKDRGYSVRCIHD; translated from the coding sequence ATGAATATAAAGTACTTTATTTGTCTGTTAGCATTGATTCTTGTTGCTTGCGGTGAACAGAAAACCATTGAATCGGTGACCGAGGTGTGGAATTCCGATATGGTTGTTGCGGAGACTGTCGAAAAGCTTCCCGAATGTGGTGCCGAAAACGAAGGCTCCATGGCGTGGATAAAGAAGGACAAATCCACTCGGACCTGTTCTGCGGGAAAATGGGTAGCGACAGAGGATTCTTTCAAGGATACTTTGCATAATTGCTCCATGGCGGAATTGCCCACAAGAAATGGCTATAAGATTGTGTGTGACGGTGATAGTGTCGGCTTTATCAGTAAAGGCATCAACGGAACGAATGGTGAAAATGGTCGTAAGGGGCAAAAGGGTTCCGATGGCGAAAATGGCAAAAACGGAACCGATGGTGTTCAGGGTGATAAGGGTGAAAATGGCACCGATGGCGAAAACGGTGCGAACGGTTCGGACTGCTCCATTGTAAACCAGTCGGATTCGCTAGTGACAATCGTCTGTGGCGAAAATGAACTGACCCTGTACCTGAACCAGGTCGGGGGAGAGCTTCCTCTCGATTCGGAGGTGGTTCCCATTTCCCTGGATTCCTTGGTGGGCTATACGCAAAAGGGACCTTTCCTGAAAGGGTCGGTTGTTTATTTGTACGAACTTTCGGATGGCCGCACCCTAAAACAGACGAATGGTAACTTTACGAGTAACATTACGCAGGATGATGGCCACTACAAGTTTACTTCACGCAATTTGGTGAGTCAGTACGCGTTGCTTGTGGTGGACGGTTATTACCGTAACGAGGTGACGGGGGAACCTTCCAATGCGCCGATCAAGTTGCGCGCCATTACAAACATGCTCTCGCGTAGGTCTGCGAACGTAAACCTCTTGACTCATCTGGAGTATGATCGCGTGTACCGCCTGGTGACCCGCGACAAGATGACAGTCCGTGCGGCCAAAAGCAAGGCGCAAGCTGAATTGATGAAACTTTTCCACATCGATACGACGGGCCTTAAAACACAGTCCGAGGACATGGATGTATTTGGAAAGACGAATGCCGACGCCGCTCTCCTTGCAGTGTCGGTTCTTTTGCAGGGGGAACGTAGCGAAAGCGATATGATGGTCCTCTTGACAGAAATTTCGAATGCGTTTGAGCTGGAAGGAACGTGGGACGATTCAAAGACGAAACGTGAAATGGCTGACTGGGCGATCAATGCGGATCTGTCTGGTGGGCTCTCCAAAATTCGCGCGAATGTGAAGTCCTGGGGATATGCTTCCGTTCCTAATTTTGAAAAGTTTATACGTAACTACTGGATGAAGGAACTGAAGGTGGGAAAGTGTACGGCGTCATTGGAAGGCGATACGCTTGAAATCGCCGGAACGGATGTGTCTGTGCAAAGCCTGAGGTGCGACAAGGGGGAATGGAAAATCAACCGGATGCGCGACCTTCGCGACGGAAATGTCTACCGTACGGTCTATATCGGGGACCAGCTGTGGTTTGCCGAAAACCTGAATTACGGGGATACGCTTGCGAATCCGGGGCTGCGGGGGTGGAATTCTAGGTGCTATGATGATGCCGATAGTTGTGCCCGGTTTGGTCGCCTGTATTCATGGTCTGCCGCTGTGGATAGCGTGGGCATGTATGGAACAAATGCAAAGGGGTGCGGAGCCTATGTGACGTGTTCCCCCGTGTATCCCATTCGGGGAGTCTGCCCCGAAAGGTGGCATTTACCAGATTCTATGGAATGGAAAATTCTTTATGAGTTTATGGGGAGTAATCCCGAGGCGATGATGGCGAAAGATTATGATGAGCTTTGGTCTGGGACCGATGATTACGGCTTTACGGCAGTTCCTGCAGGCTGTTCCTATACGGGTACTCCTTCTACTCCAGGAAGCTTCTGTGATAGGAGCGACGAATTTAGGTATGCTTGGTTTTGGACATCCAGTATGTACGATTATTATGGAGCGTCAACGATACAAATTATGGCAGCCTTTAGAGAAACGACCCAAAGTATAGAAAATGGATATATGATGATGGTTATCGGAAAAGATCGCGGATATTCCGTCCGTTGCATCCATGATTGA
- the hisH gene encoding imidazole glycerol phosphate synthase subunit HisH: MSTDPIIVVDYNAGNLTSVMNALGRIGANAKSSRDADEIAKASRLIFPGVGAAASAMETLTRTGIGDAIKTVVNAGKPVLGICIGCQIILEESEEDGGVKTLGLLPGKAVRFKDEPGLKIPHMGWNQVEFTREHPIMKGIRSGCDFYYVHSYHPVVPSEYAFAETTYGTQTFQGMVGRDNLIATQFHQEKSGDVGLLMLKNFCDWNV, encoded by the coding sequence ATGTCTACAGATCCTATTATCGTGGTTGACTATAATGCCGGCAACTTGACGTCGGTGATGAATGCGCTTGGACGAATTGGTGCCAATGCGAAGTCTAGCCGCGATGCCGATGAAATTGCAAAGGCGTCCCGCCTGATTTTCCCGGGGGTCGGCGCTGCCGCCTCGGCCATGGAAACGCTTACCCGCACAGGTATTGGCGATGCAATCAAGACGGTGGTGAATGCCGGGAAACCGGTACTTGGCATCTGCATCGGCTGCCAGATTATCCTCGAAGAAAGCGAGGAAGATGGCGGCGTAAAGACCTTGGGACTTTTGCCTGGAAAGGCGGTGCGCTTCAAGGACGAACCGGGACTGAAAATTCCGCACATGGGGTGGAACCAGGTGGAATTTACCCGTGAACATCCGATTATGAAGGGTATCCGCAGCGGTTGCGATTTCTACTACGTGCATTCGTATCACCCGGTGGTGCCTTCTGAATACGCCTTTGCCGAAACGACTTATGGAACGCAGACTTTCCAGGGAATGGTCGGGCGCGACAACCTGATTGCCACCCAGTTCCATCAGGAAAAGAGTGGCGATGTGGGCCTTTTGATGCTCAAGAATTTCTGCGACTGGAATGTTTAA
- a CDS encoding PorV/PorQ family protein has protein sequence MRKSLFSLLVLAPALSFAAGSAIITLEMPVGARQLGMGEAGAALADDATAMYYNPAGLAFGPLADEWRMSYPAESKTAPFFTSMAARAKNGFFSKSELWAGTANGIQKFDGEQWVDYHSITLQGNAKVRDAVKIYVGTEHGLDEYVRQVKKFNDIKSADDEKHVVEVKMPWNLVVKDTITAVLYESRTEKLWVGTPKSLYRFDGKAWKSYDSELGNHRITALVSQGASIWIGTEDGLFVYRNGQFEQKGKVLPSQKVRALVWSENRKELYVAVEGAGVARLIPKKSVNDKDRWSLFTEEDGVMDKTPTALAVDSSGHVWAAHNGGLSHFTLRKWEQVQFADNKVNDISVDQRGGIWIATDKGVWRHLPDYATASGRKAELERGAAEEEGSTKSEDEWIHYHSGNGLSSNKVWAVLPQGNDVWFSTANGMEQFKDADYQVTAFYEKLLPVLNIPDLYHLYAGMTIPLNDWGTLGFFVNFVSFGSTVASGDVDADDLVAYNSSEIVGGFSYGTRFPNDWGLGLSIKFFYSDLSSGAAAGAEEATTFGYAFDIGLLKKNLLVDKLNFALVLANIGPSVYYVDKTIEDPIPLTWRLGLSYELLSLADYKWTIVADYNREVVYDDEKGNPEPFYISSWKSLANPEREGDGFTAVKNSIMQGVFNLGTEFVYANTIALRAGYLYDQTGKRNEVDLGFGFMLSDVLQFDFATIKDVGDNDGVRDGQMRFGMLFKF, from the coding sequence TTGCGTAAATCCCTATTTTCTCTTCTTGTATTAGCCCCCGCATTGTCCTTTGCGGCAGGTTCCGCCATTATCACCCTCGAAATGCCCGTCGGCGCACGCCAGCTGGGTATGGGTGAAGCGGGTGCTGCCCTTGCCGATGACGCAACCGCCATGTACTACAACCCGGCAGGCCTCGCCTTTGGCCCCCTCGCCGACGAATGGCGCATGAGCTATCCGGCCGAATCCAAGACCGCCCCCTTCTTCACGAGCATGGCCGCCCGAGCAAAGAACGGGTTCTTCAGCAAGAGCGAACTCTGGGCGGGTACCGCAAACGGCATCCAGAAATTTGACGGAGAACAGTGGGTAGACTATCATTCTATTACACTGCAGGGCAACGCGAAAGTCCGCGACGCCGTCAAGATTTACGTCGGAACCGAACACGGCCTCGACGAATATGTGCGCCAAGTCAAGAAATTCAACGACATCAAATCGGCCGACGACGAAAAGCACGTGGTTGAAGTCAAGATGCCCTGGAACCTGGTCGTGAAGGACACCATTACGGCAGTCCTCTACGAAAGCCGCACCGAAAAGCTCTGGGTGGGTACACCCAAGTCGCTCTACCGCTTCGACGGCAAGGCCTGGAAAAGCTACGACAGTGAACTCGGCAACCACCGTATTACCGCCCTTGTCAGTCAGGGCGCCTCTATCTGGATTGGAACCGAAGACGGACTTTTCGTGTACCGCAACGGCCAGTTCGAACAGAAAGGCAAGGTGCTTCCTAGCCAAAAAGTCCGTGCACTCGTATGGTCCGAAAACAGGAAGGAACTTTACGTGGCAGTCGAAGGTGCTGGTGTCGCAAGGCTTATCCCGAAAAAGAGCGTAAACGACAAGGACCGCTGGAGCCTGTTCACCGAAGAAGACGGCGTTATGGACAAGACCCCGACCGCACTTGCCGTCGACAGTTCGGGACACGTATGGGCCGCCCACAACGGAGGCCTCTCGCACTTTACGCTTCGCAAGTGGGAACAGGTTCAGTTCGCAGACAACAAGGTAAACGACATTTCGGTAGACCAGCGCGGAGGCATCTGGATTGCAACCGACAAGGGCGTATGGCGCCATCTGCCGGACTACGCCACCGCCAGTGGACGTAAGGCGGAACTCGAACGAGGCGCCGCCGAAGAAGAAGGCTCCACCAAGAGCGAAGACGAATGGATCCACTACCATAGCGGAAACGGACTCAGCTCCAACAAGGTGTGGGCAGTGCTTCCGCAAGGAAACGACGTATGGTTCAGTACCGCTAACGGCATGGAGCAGTTCAAGGACGCCGACTACCAGGTGACCGCCTTCTACGAAAAGCTGCTCCCGGTCTTGAACATTCCCGACCTGTACCACCTTTACGCCGGTATGACCATTCCGCTGAACGACTGGGGTACCCTCGGATTTTTCGTGAACTTCGTGAGCTTCGGTTCGACCGTCGCCTCGGGTGATGTCGACGCCGACGACTTAGTCGCCTACAACAGTTCCGAAATCGTCGGCGGCTTCAGCTACGGTACGCGTTTCCCGAACGACTGGGGCCTCGGCCTTTCCATCAAGTTCTTCTATTCCGACCTGAGCTCCGGCGCTGCGGCTGGAGCCGAAGAGGCAACCACCTTCGGTTACGCATTCGACATCGGCCTCTTGAAAAAGAACCTGCTCGTCGACAAGCTGAACTTCGCCCTCGTCCTTGCAAACATCGGCCCGAGCGTCTACTACGTGGACAAGACGATCGAAGACCCGATTCCCCTGACCTGGCGCCTTGGACTTTCGTACGAGTTGCTCTCCCTCGCCGACTACAAGTGGACGATCGTCGCCGACTATAACCGCGAAGTGGTCTACGACGACGAAAAGGGCAACCCCGAACCATTCTACATTTCCAGCTGGAAATCGCTCGCGAACCCCGAAAGAGAAGGCGACGGATTCACGGCCGTGAAGAACTCCATTATGCAGGGCGTGTTCAACCTGGGTACCGAATTCGTCTACGCGAACACGATCGCGCTGCGTGCAGGCTACCTGTATGACCAGACCGGAAAGCGAAACGAAGTGGACCTCGGTTTTGGCTTTATGCTCTCCGATGTGCTGCAGTTCGACTTCGCCACCATCAAGGACGTCGGCGACAACGACGGCGTCCGCGACGGCCAGATGCGCTTCGGGATGCTGTTCAAGTTCTAG
- the fabG gene encoding 3-oxoacyl-[acyl-carrier-protein] reductase encodes MGKLTGKKAIVTGASRGIGLAIATKLASEGADVAILSTSVKEDLAAKLSAELGVQVKSYACNVADSETVQSVFKQIIADMGTVDILVNNAGITRDGLLMRMKDEDFDAVIATNLRSVFLCTRAVARTMMGKRTGRIVNISSINALHGQAGQANYAAAKAGIIGMTRSNAMEFASRGITVNAIAPGFIGTDMTAAMDDATKEKYAAQIPLGRIGKPEDVANAVAFLASDDACYITGQILGVDGGLNA; translated from the coding sequence ATGGGTAAACTTACTGGTAAAAAGGCAATCGTGACCGGCGCTTCCCGCGGTATCGGTCTTGCCATTGCGACCAAGCTCGCCAGCGAAGGTGCTGACGTCGCCATCCTTTCCACCTCGGTCAAGGAAGATTTGGCCGCCAAACTTTCCGCCGAACTTGGGGTGCAGGTCAAGAGCTATGCTTGCAACGTGGCCGACTCCGAAACGGTGCAGAGCGTGTTCAAGCAGATTATTGCTGACATGGGCACGGTCGACATCCTGGTGAACAACGCCGGTATTACCCGCGATGGCTTGCTGATGCGCATGAAGGACGAAGACTTCGACGCCGTGATCGCTACGAACCTGCGTTCCGTGTTCCTTTGCACTCGCGCGGTCGCCCGCACCATGATGGGCAAGCGTACCGGCCGTATCGTGAACATTTCTAGCATTAACGCCCTGCACGGCCAGGCCGGTCAGGCGAACTATGCCGCAGCCAAGGCTGGCATTATCGGTATGACCCGCTCCAACGCCATGGAATTTGCCTCTCGCGGTATTACCGTGAACGCCATTGCCCCCGGTTTTATCGGTACCGACATGACCGCTGCCATGGATGACGCTACCAAGGAAAAGTATGCGGCCCAGATTCCGCTCGGACGTATCGGAAAACCCGAAGATGTGGCCAATGCAGTCGCATTTTTGGCATCTGACGACGCCTGCTACATCACCGGCCAGATTCTTGGCGTCGATGGTGGGTTGAACGCCTAG